A single region of the Procambarus clarkii isolate CNS0578487 chromosome 94, FALCON_Pclarkii_2.0, whole genome shotgun sequence genome encodes:
- the LOC138349507 gene encoding innexin inx2-like gives MPSIGAGSVDIRSILGSVLNAIKTRANQICAATCDGLVLRMHYRWTFCLLLGGFLTVWYAWYHRDVITCVSHFNAETQVRLDYINICLSYPYVEENGSRRYLLFYRWISWSLLVLAGVYYIPRKVSKNFDNARCKKLLEDLAANAHRYDQAERELVERAARYIIFNFKTHDGLYWKYLGVNVLALFVDLFAMQYMDFILQGRFIAFGFKAYPFDRDPQKFTDYMSQTFPPFASCELSVENQLVNKRIEKFGCHLTIMELYEKVFLSLWLWLIVLTFITCCYIIFLLCMWLPCLRIYLLRTAKPVHASENVRKIVHEVTQNCKIGDIYLLYRIKGHLSHARFYELMTRLTDPSLFNKQSPPGTLPDVKEKNRSNKQANTSRNRRPLMPQDLSENPEYLHQLMAGNLEMMGRHSQHPEQRATTLMKNTSILIE, from the exons ATGCCGTCCATTGGCGCTGGCAGTGTGGATATTCGCTCCATCTTGGGGAGTGTTCTAAACGCTATCAAGACCAGAGCCAACCAGATATGTGCTGCCACCTGCGACGGTCTGGTGCTGAGGATGCACTACCGCTGGACCTTCTGTCTCCTGCTGGGGGGCTTCCTCACCGTCTGGTATGCATG GTATCACCGCGACGTCATCACCTGCGTGTCGCACTTCAACGCTGAGACACAAGTCCGTCTCGACTACATCAACATCTGCCTCTCTTACCCTTATGTAGAAGAGAATGGCTCCAGGAGGTATTTACTCTTCTACCGCTGGATATCTTGGTCGCTCCTCGTCTTAGCTGGAGTATATTACATCCCACGAAAGGTATCCAAGAACTTCGACAACGCGAGGTGTAAGAAACTGCTGGAAGACCTTGCTGCCAACGCTCACAGATATGACCAAGCAGAGAGAGAGTTGGTGGAGAGAGCAGCAAGATATATCATCTTTAACTTCAAGACTCACGACGGCCTTTATTGGAAATATCTCGGAGTCAATGTCTTAGCGTTATTTGTTGACCTTTTTGCTATGCAGTACATGGACTTCATTCTTCAGGGCCGGTTTATTGCATTTGGCTTCAAGGCCTACCCATTCGACAGAGATCCACAGAAATTCACTGATTACATGTCTCAAACATTCCCTCCATTTGCCTCTTGTGAACTTTCTGTCGAGAACCAGTTAGTAAACAAACGGATTGAGAAGTTTGGTTGTCACCTCACCATCATGGAGCTGTACGAGAAGGTGTTCTTGTCCCTGTGGTTGTGGTTGATCGTCCTGACCTTCATCACCTGCTGCTACAtcatcttcctcctctgcatGTGGCTTCCATGCCTGAGAATTTACCTGCTACGCACTGCCAAGCCTGTCCATGCCAGCGAGAACGTTCGAAAGATTGTACATGAAGTGACACAAAACTGCAAAATTGGCGACATTTATCTTCTGTATCGCATCAAGGGCCACCTTAGTCATGCCAGATTCTACGAGCTGATGACAAGACTGACAGATCCTTCTTTGTTCAATAAGCAGAGTCCTCCTGGAACACTTCCAGATGTCAAGGAAAAAAATCGATCGAACAAGCAGGCAAATACCTCGAGGAATCGGCGTCCGCTCATGCCTCAAGACCTATCAGAGAATCCTGAGTACCTGCATCAGCTCATGGCTGGCAACCTGGAGATGATGGGCAGACACTCACAGCATCCCGAACAACGTGCTACAACATTAATGAAAAACACCAGCATTCTCATCGAATAG